From Rhodococcus antarcticus, the proteins below share one genomic window:
- a CDS encoding FAD binding domain-containing protein, protein MIPAHFDYVAPTTVAEALQALADGGEDAKILGGGQSLLPVLRLRLAAPTVVVDLSRVAELKGITVEGDELVIGAMTTHHDVLNSPEVVEHAALLALTAATVADPSIRHRGTLGGALSHADPAGDLGAPVLALDATMVIASPGGATRTVAVADFFQDYFTTAVEPGELLTQIRIPKHTGWGAQYEKFNRVAQAWSIVAVAAALKIDGGTVTEAKVALTNMASTPVRAHGVEAALVGQPATPESFRAAAEHAAEGTSPGSDIGADAEYRTHLAGVLTRRALATAAGTVA, encoded by the coding sequence ATGATCCCCGCACACTTCGACTACGTGGCCCCCACCACCGTGGCGGAGGCCCTCCAGGCCCTCGCCGACGGCGGTGAGGACGCCAAGATCCTCGGTGGCGGGCAGAGCCTGCTCCCGGTGCTGCGGCTGCGCCTCGCGGCGCCGACCGTGGTGGTGGACCTCAGCCGGGTGGCTGAGCTCAAGGGCATCACCGTCGAGGGCGACGAGCTCGTCATCGGGGCCATGACCACCCACCACGACGTCCTCAACAGCCCGGAGGTGGTCGAGCACGCCGCGCTCCTGGCGCTGACGGCCGCCACCGTGGCGGACCCCTCCATCCGTCACCGCGGGACCCTCGGCGGGGCGCTGTCCCACGCCGACCCCGCGGGTGACCTCGGGGCACCGGTGCTCGCGCTGGACGCCACCATGGTCATCGCCTCGCCGGGCGGTGCCACCCGCACCGTGGCCGTGGCGGACTTCTTCCAGGACTACTTCACCACCGCGGTGGAGCCCGGGGAGCTGCTCACCCAGATCCGCATCCCCAAGCACACCGGGTGGGGTGCGCAGTACGAGAAGTTCAACCGGGTGGCCCAGGCGTGGTCGATCGTGGCCGTCGCGGCCGCGCTCAAGATCGACGGTGGGACCGTGACCGAGGCCAAGGTGGCGCTGACGAACATGGCGTCCACCCCGGTCCGCGCCCACGGCGTGGAGGCCGCCCTCGTGGGGCAGCCGGCCACCCCGGAGTCCTTCCGGGCCGCCGCCGAGCACGCCGCCGAGGGCACCAGCCCCGGCAGCGACATCGGCGCGGACGCCGAGTACCGGACGCACCTCGCGGGCGTCCTGACCCGTCGGGCCCTGGCGACGGCCGCCGGTACGGTCGCCTGA
- a CDS encoding SRPBCC family protein, producing the protein MDLENTFVVEAPIADVWDAFLEPDRVAPCFPGAKLTESDATSFMGTVKVKLGPIAMLYKGTGVYVDTDESARKAVIKANGKDSRGNGQANATVTMTLAETTPTSTTVVVATDLSITGKPAQLGRGIITEVAGKIIGQFADCLGQRLGAEADAIEAEDAADTPVEAVSAADSSVPDSAVPDSAVPDSSAPESNGVVTGSAPQATEVPVAVTPKPSPSPTPRPRPKVDYPPTPDAIDLLESGAGTAVAKRVAPVAVGAVLGGLVVWLITRS; encoded by the coding sequence ATGGACCTGGAGAACACCTTCGTCGTCGAAGCCCCCATCGCGGACGTGTGGGACGCCTTCCTCGAACCCGACCGGGTGGCACCCTGCTTCCCCGGAGCCAAGCTCACCGAGTCCGACGCGACGTCGTTCATGGGCACCGTCAAGGTCAAGCTCGGTCCCATCGCCATGCTCTACAAGGGGACCGGTGTCTACGTCGACACCGACGAGTCCGCGCGGAAGGCCGTGATCAAGGCCAACGGCAAGGACTCGCGCGGCAACGGCCAGGCCAACGCCACCGTCACCATGACGCTGGCCGAGACCACGCCCACGTCGACCACCGTGGTGGTGGCGACCGACCTGTCCATCACGGGCAAGCCGGCGCAGCTCGGTCGCGGCATCATCACCGAGGTGGCCGGCAAGATCATCGGCCAGTTCGCCGACTGCCTGGGCCAGCGCCTGGGTGCGGAGGCCGACGCCATCGAGGCCGAGGACGCCGCGGACACACCCGTCGAGGCCGTGTCTGCGGCGGACTCGTCGGTGCCGGACAGCGCGGTGCCGGACAGCGCGGTGCCGGACAGCTCGGCACCGGAGTCCAACGGGGTGGTGACGGGGTCCGCGCCCCAGGCCACGGAGGTCCCGGTGGCAGTCACCCCGAAGCCGAGCCCCTCGCCCACCCCACGGCCCCGGCCGAAGGTGGACTACCCGCCCACGCCGGACGCAATCGACCTGCTCGAGTCCGGAGCCGGGACGGCGGTGGCCAAGCGGGTCGCGCCGGTCGCGGTCGGAGCCGTGCTCGGCGGGCTCGTCGTCTGGCTGATCACCCGCTCGTAG